A region from the Vulpes lagopus strain Blue_001 chromosome 5, ASM1834538v1, whole genome shotgun sequence genome encodes:
- the CBX6 gene encoding chromobox protein homolog 6 — protein sequence MELSAVGERVFAAESIIKRRIRKGRIEYLVKWKGWAIKYSTWEPEENILDSRLIAAFEQKERERELYGPKKRGPKPKTFLLKARAQAEALRISDVHFPVKPSPSASSPKLHSSAAVHRLKKDIRRCHRMSRRPLPRPDPQGGSPGLRPPISPFSETVRIINRKVKPREPKRNRIILNLKVIDKGTGGGGPGQGAGALARPKVPSRNRVIGKSKKFSESILRTQIRHMKFGTFSLYNKPPPGPLPPPPVGKADTAASPGPGLLLAAPAAPYDARSSSSSGCPSPVPQSSSDPDDVPPKLLPETMSPSAPNWREPEVLDLSIPPEAAATSKRVPPDVPAAVGQALPAAPEPASASSEPEAGDWRPEMSPCSNVVVTDVTSNLLTVTIKEFCNPEDFEKVATGVAGGSVGGGSGGVSK from the exons ATGGAGCTGTCTGCAGTGGGCGAGCGGGTCTTCGCGGCCGAATCCATCATCAAGCGGCGGATCCGAAAG GGACGCATCGAGTACCTGGTGAAATGGAAGGGGTGGGCCATCAA GTACAGCACTTGGGAGCCTGAGGAGAACATCCTGGACTCGCGGCTCATTGCAGCCTTCGAGCAGAA GGAGAGGGAGCGTGAGCTGTATGGGCCCAAGAAGAGGGGACCCAAACCCAAAACTTTCCTCCTGAAG GCGCGGGCCCAGGCCGAGGCCCTCCGCATCAGCGATGTGCACTTCCCGGTCAAGCCCAGCCCCAGCGCCTCCTCGCCCAAGCTGCACTCCAGTGCAGCCGTGCACCGGCTCAAGAAGGACATCCGCCGCTGCCACCGCATGTCccgccgccccctgccccgcccagaCCCCCAGGGTGGCAGCCCTGGCTTGCGCCCCCCCATCTCGCCTTTCTCCGAGACGGTGCGCATCATCAATCGCAAGGTCAAGCCTCGGGAGCCCAAGCGAAACCGCATCATCCTCAACTTGAAGGTGATCGACAAGGGCACAGGCGGGGGCGGCCCCGGGCAGGGGGCCGGAGCCCTCGCTCGCCCCAAAGTCCCCTCCAGGAACCGCGTCATTGGCAAGAGCAAGAAGTTCAGCGAGAGCATCCTGCGCACCCAGATCCGCCACATGAAGTTTGGCACCTTCTCGCTGTACAATAAGCCCCCGCCTGGCCCTCTGCCTCCGCCGCCGGTGGGCAAGGCTGACACGgcggcctccccgggccccgggctgctcctggctgcccctgctgccccctacGATGCCCGCAGCTCCAGCTCGTCTGGCTGTCCCTCACCAGTACCGCAGTCCTCCTCCGACCCTGATGACGTGCCCCCCAAGTTGCTCCCTGAGACCATGAGCCCGTCTGCTCCCAACTGGCGCGAGCCCGAAGTGCTTGACCTGTCCATCCCTCCTGAGGCCGCGGCCACCAGCAAGCGGGTGCCTCCCGATGTCCCTGCTGCCGTGGGCCAGGCACTTCCCGCGGCCCCTGAGCCTGCCAGTGCCTCCTCCGAGCCTGAAGCTGGGGACTGGCGCCCCGAGATGTCACCCTGCTCCAATGTGGTTGTCACCGATGTCACCAGCAACCTTCTGACAGTCACTATCAAGGAATTCTGCAACCCTGAGGATTTCGAGAAGGTGGCTACTGGGGTAGCAGGTGGCAGTGTGGGTGGTGGCAGCGGTGGGGTGAGCAAGTGA